A genomic window from Chitinophaga pollutisoli includes:
- a CDS encoding L,D-transpeptidase family protein produces the protein MDSNLVVAFLDHHAEFAPYRASILNFYRKRDFHFAWIDSAGLTEQAGGFMNMMRQDEASGISDSALDKSSAMRMFDSLSAQGDEFNHKDSLVRLTEIALTGQFFTYAEKVWGGMTSANSKDLEWFIPRKKINVESLLDSVIRFPKTAIAANEPVNRQYKLLRDEIQRLAKLAKDNPTLDSIRIEKKKTYKSGDSSEVIAAVKKRLHLIGDFREDDTTSRFTPMLDSALRNYQVRHGHKDDGIIREQTVAALNRPLQHYMHQILLNMERIRWVPVEVTTDYLLVNIPEFRLHAYEEGKLAWSCKVVVGTQGNSTVIFSKELKYVVFSPYWNVPPGILKKEVLPGIRKSGNAYLARHNMEMSGSGNNISVRQKPGPKNSLGKVKFLFPNEYNIYLHDTPSKDLFNETKRSFSHGCIRVAEPKKLAEWVLRKDSSWTSAKIDAAMNAGKEKYVTVKEKLPVFIGYFTAWVDSDGRLNFRDDVYGHDKKLAKLMFGK, from the coding sequence ATGGACAGCAACCTGGTCGTGGCGTTTCTTGACCATCATGCGGAATTCGCACCCTACCGCGCATCCATCCTCAACTTCTACCGCAAACGCGACTTCCACTTCGCCTGGATCGACTCCGCAGGCCTCACCGAACAAGCCGGCGGTTTCATGAACATGATGCGGCAAGACGAAGCCTCCGGCATCAGCGACTCCGCGCTTGATAAATCTTCCGCCATGCGCATGTTCGACTCCCTCAGCGCCCAGGGTGACGAATTCAACCACAAAGACTCACTCGTACGCCTCACCGAAATCGCCCTCACCGGACAATTCTTCACCTACGCGGAAAAAGTCTGGGGCGGTATGACCAGCGCCAATTCCAAAGACCTCGAGTGGTTCATCCCCCGTAAAAAAATCAATGTCGAAAGTCTCCTCGATTCCGTGATCCGCTTTCCCAAAACGGCCATTGCGGCAAACGAGCCTGTGAACCGGCAATACAAACTCCTCCGCGACGAGATCCAGCGCCTGGCGAAACTCGCGAAAGACAATCCCACGCTGGATTCTATCCGGATTGAAAAAAAGAAAACCTATAAATCCGGCGACTCCTCCGAGGTGATCGCCGCCGTGAAAAAACGGCTCCACCTTATCGGTGACTTCAGGGAAGATGATACCACGTCCCGCTTCACGCCCATGCTCGACAGCGCGCTGCGCAATTACCAGGTCCGCCACGGGCATAAGGACGACGGCATTATCCGCGAGCAAACGGTAGCGGCGCTCAACCGTCCACTCCAGCATTATATGCACCAAATCCTCCTGAACATGGAGCGCATCCGCTGGGTGCCGGTGGAAGTGACGACGGATTACCTGCTCGTGAACATCCCCGAGTTCCGCCTGCATGCTTACGAGGAAGGCAAACTGGCCTGGAGCTGCAAGGTGGTGGTGGGAACACAGGGCAACAGCACCGTAATTTTCAGTAAAGAGTTGAAATATGTCGTGTTCAGTCCTTATTGGAACGTGCCGCCCGGCATCCTGAAAAAAGAAGTGCTGCCTGGTATCCGCAAAAGCGGCAACGCTTACCTGGCGCGGCATAACATGGAGATGAGCGGTAGCGGCAACAATATTTCGGTGCGGCAGAAGCCCGGCCCGAAAAATTCATTGGGCAAAGTGAAATTCCTTTTCCCGAACGAATACAACATCTACCTGCACGATACGCCGTCGAAAGATTTGTTCAACGAAACGAAGCGTTCCTTCTCGCACGGCTGCATCCGCGTGGCGGAACCGAAGAAGCTGGCGGAATGGGTGCTGCGCAAAGATTCCAGCTGGACTTCCGCCAAGATTGACGCGGCCATGAACGCCGGCAAGGAGAAGTATGTAACAGTGAAAGAGAAGCTGCCCGTGTTCATTGGTTATTTCACTGCCTGGGTCGACAGTGACGGGCGTCTGAACTTCCGCGACGACGTGTATGGCCACGACAAGAAGCTGGCGAAACTGATGTTCGGCAAATAA
- a CDS encoding type II CAAX endopeptidase family protein → MYVKTRHGLSLNGAWQMQIALFAGWIVPCSIVFLISGINLLQFPALLSWLYLLGGVSVITCALVRKRDNFKFMPRLYMTAELFLLCITMAIALVMVKDGLGSLLPLPVWSDMSFTSIRTGDPFAVVCTVVLMAMMEEILFRGIIMEALLQRYSAGIALLQSALLYMLAHPDPAQMPGAFMLGFLTGAFYLRFRDLCPSMLIHISYNAAAALMLNVGSRHFAEDSPILYVMIVTGCAGALMAGYFLMQRIPLPKTEKAAPLPGKPLLHTERSV, encoded by the coding sequence ATGTATGTCAAAACAAGGCATGGCCTGTCGTTGAATGGCGCATGGCAAATGCAGATCGCCCTCTTTGCCGGATGGATCGTTCCGTGCTCGATCGTGTTTCTGATATCCGGCATCAACCTTCTTCAATTCCCCGCATTGCTTTCCTGGCTTTATCTGCTGGGTGGCGTCAGTGTGATCACCTGCGCGCTGGTCCGCAAGCGCGACAACTTCAAATTCATGCCGCGCCTGTACATGACGGCCGAACTTTTCCTTTTGTGTATCACCATGGCCATTGCGTTGGTAATGGTGAAAGACGGTCTGGGCAGCCTGCTGCCGCTCCCCGTCTGGTCCGATATGAGCTTTACATCCATCCGGACCGGCGATCCCTTTGCGGTGGTCTGCACCGTGGTGCTGATGGCGATGATGGAAGAAATCCTGTTCCGGGGCATCATCATGGAAGCCCTTCTCCAACGGTACTCCGCCGGTATTGCGCTCCTTCAGAGCGCGCTGTTGTATATGCTCGCGCACCCGGACCCCGCGCAGATGCCCGGCGCCTTCATGCTGGGGTTCCTCACCGGCGCATTCTACCTCCGTTTCCGCGACCTCTGCCCTTCCATGCTCATCCATATTTCCTACAACGCCGCCGCTGCCCTCATGCTTAACGTCGGCAGCAGACATTTCGCGGAAGATTCCCCCATCCTGTACGTGATGATCGTTACCGGTTGCGCTGGCGCGCTCATGGCCGGTTACTTCCTCATGCAACGCATCCCGCTACCCAAAACGGAAAAAGCGGCCCCCCTCCCGGGAAAGCCGCTTTTACACACGGAACGCTCCGTATAA
- a CDS encoding RidA family protein: MEKQIINSTNAPAPIGPYNQAVQAGNMLFISGQIALNPESGQMEQSDIIAETHRVMQNLRNILSEAGMDFSDVVKSTIFIMNMGDFGQINEVYGKYFTGYFPARETVQVAALPKGANVEISMIAVK, from the coding sequence ATGGAAAAACAAATCATCAACTCCACAAACGCTCCCGCGCCGATCGGTCCTTACAACCAGGCCGTGCAGGCGGGCAATATGCTGTTTATTTCCGGGCAGATCGCGCTGAATCCGGAGAGCGGTCAGATGGAACAGAGCGACATCATCGCTGAAACGCACCGGGTGATGCAGAACCTGCGGAACATTCTGTCGGAAGCCGGGATGGATTTCTCCGACGTGGTGAAAAGCACGATTTTCATCATGAACATGGGGGATTTCGGGCAGATCAACGAAGTGTACGGCAAGTATTTCACCGGATACTTCCCTGCCCGCGAAACCGTGCAGGTAGCCGCGTTACCGAAAGGCGCGAATGTAGAGATTTCGATGATCGCCGTAAAATAA
- a CDS encoding 3-hydroxyacyl-CoA dehydrogenase family protein encodes MDILVTGEKERWDAFRESRGTGSHRVLYEPELRPLKGGADLVIDLSLDERPENLMIYSLQPGLPVLGCLVKTPPAAWEQYPSLYAANWLPGFYRMPRLEVGISARGDAGQLKSVMQELGWEYETVKASAGLVTPRTVAMIINEAYFTAEEGTASREDIDISMKLGTNYPLGPFEWCSRIGIRNVYEVLRAVYAETGNERYRICETLEKEYNAFIQQSD; translated from the coding sequence ATGGATATACTCGTAACCGGCGAAAAGGAGCGGTGGGATGCGTTTCGCGAATCCCGCGGCACCGGCAGCCACCGCGTACTGTATGAGCCGGAACTGCGGCCGCTGAAGGGAGGGGCCGACCTGGTGATCGACCTTTCGCTCGACGAGCGGCCTGAAAATCTCATGATATATTCGCTGCAGCCGGGGCTTCCCGTCCTCGGTTGCCTCGTGAAAACGCCACCAGCCGCCTGGGAACAATATCCCAGCCTGTACGCCGCCAACTGGCTGCCCGGTTTTTACAGGATGCCGCGGCTGGAAGTGGGGATTTCGGCACGGGGCGACGCCGGCCAGCTGAAATCCGTCATGCAGGAACTGGGCTGGGAGTATGAAACCGTCAAAGCCTCCGCCGGTCTCGTGACACCCCGTACGGTGGCGATGATCATCAACGAAGCTTATTTCACGGCGGAAGAGGGGACCGCTTCGCGGGAGGATATAGACATCTCCATGAAGCTGGGTACGAATTATCCTTTGGGTCCCTTCGAATGGTGCAGCCGCATCGGCATCCGCAACGTGTACGAAGTACTGCGCGCCGTTTATGCTGAAACCGGCAACGAACGTTACCGTATTTGCGAAACGCTGGAAAAGGAATACAACGCATTTATCCAACAATCAGACTGA
- the tsaB gene encoding tRNA (adenosine(37)-N6)-threonylcarbamoyltransferase complex dimerization subunit type 1 TsaB, with translation MAQILHIDTATSIGSVCLSRDGQALETILNTDQRDHAATITQYIGELMKRHGVTPAGLDAIAVSAGPGSYTGLRVGTATAKGLCYTWKKPLIAISTLQMMAAGMQAQRPAEDVLYAPMIDARRMEVFTAIYDQNLEALLIPQAMVLEPGSLDNFIAQKTVIFFGDGAPKWQMLLGERTNTLFPSYQISAEHMIPLAAKAFAEKDFQDVAYFAPHYLKAFYHPGKSNIR, from the coding sequence TTGGCACAGATACTCCATATAGATACCGCAACTTCCATCGGCTCCGTTTGCCTTTCCCGCGACGGGCAGGCCCTGGAGACGATCCTCAATACCGACCAGCGCGATCACGCCGCGACTATTACGCAGTACATTGGTGAACTGATGAAACGCCACGGTGTAACGCCCGCCGGGCTCGACGCCATCGCCGTCAGCGCCGGTCCGGGTTCCTACACCGGTTTGCGCGTGGGAACCGCCACGGCTAAAGGGCTTTGTTACACCTGGAAGAAGCCCCTCATCGCCATTTCCACGCTGCAGATGATGGCGGCGGGCATGCAGGCGCAGCGGCCGGCGGAAGACGTATTGTACGCCCCGATGATCGATGCGCGGCGGATGGAGGTGTTTACGGCTATTTACGACCAAAACCTGGAAGCCCTTCTCATCCCCCAGGCAATGGTGCTCGAACCCGGTTCGCTCGACAACTTTATTGCACAGAAAACTGTCATTTTCTTTGGCGACGGCGCCCCCAAATGGCAGATGTTGTTAGGAGAACGCACCAATACGCTTTTCCCCTCATACCAAATATCGGCCGAACATATGATCCCGCTGGCCGCGAAAGCCTTTGCAGAAAAGGATTTCCAGGATGTTGCCTACTTCGCTCCCCACTATCTGAAAGCCTTCTACCACCCGGGTAAAAGTAACATCCGTTAA
- a CDS encoding helix-turn-helix transcriptional regulator, with protein sequence MDYIAVKKAAMVLRAINHKLRQQMIKLLEDHKRMTVTEIYVKLRLEQSVASQHLAILRRAGIVITERDGKFIHYTINKQRIAEVAKFVEELVG encoded by the coding sequence TTGGATTACATTGCCGTTAAGAAGGCCGCGATGGTGTTGAGAGCGATCAACCATAAGCTTCGCCAGCAGATGATCAAGCTGCTGGAGGACCATAAGCGTATGACCGTAACGGAGATTTATGTGAAACTGCGCCTCGAACAATCCGTAGCCTCCCAGCACCTCGCCATCCTGCGCCGCGCCGGGATCGTGATTACCGAAAGAGACGGCAAGTTTATCCATTATACCATCAATAAGCAGCGTATTGCCGAAGTGGCAAAATTCGTCGAAGAACTGGTGGGATAA
- a CDS encoding rhodanese-like domain-containing protein: MFIKQLYTGCLSEAAYYIESEGEAAIIDPLRDIEPYLTLAHERNASIKYIFETHFHADFVSGHLDLAAATHAPIVYGPETQTGFPVHIATDGEEFKIGKLTVRALHTPGHTLESTCYLLLDDAGQPHAIFTGDTLFVGDVGRPDLFSGNLTKEQLAGMLFESLNNKIKTLPDHVIVYPAHGPGSSCGKNLGPNTTSTIGEQKRDNYALLAEDKAAFISQVTDGLSTPPQYFPINAQINKEGYDAMNKVMERSLQPLSIAAFKEKSELGAVILDTRHATTFTEGFVPGSISIGLEGRFAEWAGSLLPFDKAMILVTAPGQEEETIVRLARVGFDKVEGYLEGGFDAWKAAGEKIDMIISVDPDELAMDIPHDEHLLIVDVRKPAEFADGHVKDATNLTLSELTDPGTMADLDEHLNLYVHCQGGYRSVIACSLMKREGIHNLRNVTGGYAKMKDEKGIEIEKEKNVLN, encoded by the coding sequence ATGTTTATTAAGCAGTTGTATACCGGATGCTTATCGGAAGCCGCCTATTACATCGAGTCGGAGGGTGAAGCCGCGATTATCGATCCCCTGCGCGACATTGAGCCCTATCTCACCCTCGCACACGAGCGGAATGCTTCCATCAAATATATTTTCGAAACCCATTTCCACGCCGATTTCGTTTCCGGTCACCTCGACCTGGCTGCTGCCACGCATGCGCCCATCGTGTACGGTCCGGAAACGCAGACCGGCTTCCCGGTGCATATCGCGACAGACGGGGAGGAGTTTAAAATCGGTAAACTGACCGTTCGCGCCCTTCATACGCCGGGCCACACGCTGGAGAGCACCTGCTACCTCCTGCTCGACGATGCCGGCCAGCCGCACGCCATTTTCACCGGAGATACGCTCTTCGTGGGTGACGTTGGCCGCCCGGACCTCTTCAGCGGCAACCTCACCAAGGAACAACTGGCGGGCATGCTGTTCGAATCGTTGAATAACAAGATCAAGACCCTGCCGGATCACGTAATTGTTTACCCCGCGCATGGGCCCGGATCTTCCTGCGGCAAGAACCTCGGTCCCAACACCACCTCCACCATCGGCGAGCAAAAACGCGACAACTACGCGCTCCTCGCGGAAGACAAGGCCGCTTTCATCAGCCAGGTGACCGACGGGCTGAGCACGCCGCCGCAGTATTTCCCTATCAACGCGCAAATCAACAAGGAAGGTTACGACGCCATGAACAAAGTTATGGAGCGCAGCCTGCAACCTTTATCCATAGCAGCTTTCAAGGAGAAATCCGAACTTGGCGCTGTGATCCTTGACACCCGCCACGCCACTACTTTTACCGAAGGGTTTGTGCCCGGTTCCATCAGCATCGGGCTGGAAGGCCGCTTCGCGGAATGGGCCGGCAGCCTGCTCCCCTTCGATAAAGCCATGATCCTCGTGACCGCTCCCGGCCAGGAAGAAGAAACCATCGTGCGCCTCGCGCGCGTGGGCTTCGATAAAGTGGAAGGTTACCTGGAAGGCGGTTTCGACGCGTGGAAAGCAGCCGGTGAAAAGATCGACATGATCATTTCCGTGGACCCCGACGAACTGGCGATGGACATCCCGCACGACGAGCACCTGCTCATCGTGGACGTCCGCAAGCCTGCCGAATTCGCCGACGGACATGTGAAAGACGCCACCAACCTGACGCTCAGCGAACTGACCGACCCCGGTACCATGGCCGACCTCGACGAGCACCTGAACCTCTACGTGCATTGCCAGGGCGGCTACCGCAGCGTGATCGCCTGCTCCCTCATGAAACGCGAAGGCATCCACAACCTCCGCAATGTTACCGGCGGTTATGCGAAAATGAAAGATGAAAAAGGCATCGAGATCGAAAAAGAGAAAAACGTACTCAACTAA
- a CDS encoding BON domain-containing protein, producing the protein MKKRNSWLIACLLGLGVFLYACKPSDAKLQKEVNDKLATTTPGVIAEVKGGVATLSGEVMDDATKSAAETTAKEVKGIKSVVNNVMTTPPPPPPPPVVVSPDDMLKTSVDSALNAHSISGVTATIANGEVTLTGTIKKADLKKVMQAAAEAKPKKINNKLTIQ; encoded by the coding sequence ATGAAAAAACGCAATTCCTGGTTAATCGCCTGCCTTCTCGGTTTAGGCGTATTCCTGTACGCTTGCAAGCCAAGCGATGCCAAACTTCAGAAAGAAGTAAATGACAAACTAGCCACCACCACGCCCGGCGTGATCGCTGAAGTGAAAGGCGGCGTTGCCACACTCAGCGGCGAAGTGATGGACGATGCCACCAAATCCGCCGCCGAAACCACCGCCAAAGAAGTAAAAGGCATCAAATCGGTTGTCAATAATGTGATGACGACCCCGCCTCCTCCGCCGCCTCCTCCGGTAGTGGTGAGCCCGGACGATATGCTGAAAACCAGCGTTGACTCCGCGTTGAATGCGCATAGCATTTCCGGTGTTACCGCTACCATCGCCAACGGGGAAGTAACCCTGACCGGCACCATCAAGAAAGCGGATCTGAAAAAAGTGATGCAGGCGGCAGCGGAAGCGAAGCCGAAGAAAATCAACAATAAGCTGACGATTCAATAA
- a CDS encoding LysM peptidoglycan-binding domain-containing protein: protein MALQEKYAELIQAANSGGVSGLQVAEQNGVLYVTGTAPSGAVKDQLWGIYEKLDPEMRAGDLVLNISMAEGAEQVYEVQSGDNLSKIAKKYPGMTWQKIFEANKDQISDPDKIQPGWKLKIPSA, encoded by the coding sequence ATGGCATTACAGGAAAAATATGCGGAACTGATCCAGGCGGCTAACAGCGGCGGTGTATCCGGTTTGCAGGTGGCAGAACAGAACGGTGTGCTGTATGTAACAGGCACCGCACCGTCGGGCGCCGTGAAAGACCAGCTCTGGGGAATTTATGAAAAACTCGACCCCGAAATGCGGGCGGGCGACCTGGTGCTGAACATCTCCATGGCCGAAGGCGCGGAACAGGTGTATGAGGTGCAATCGGGCGACAACCTTAGCAAAATAGCAAAGAAATATCCGGGTATGACCTGGCAGAAGATTTTTGAAGCGAATAAAGACCAGATCTCGGACCCGGACAAGATCCAGCCGGGCTGGAAGCTGAAAATCCCTTCTGCATAG